The genomic DNA GATTACCGGGGGCTGGTTCGTCCTCGGCTGCATTAAAGCTGGAGCTGCCGCAGCTGCACACAGATCAAAGGCTCTTCTGCTCTTCTTCGTCACTGCAGCTCTCACGGACGACAGGTCTACTGGATGGTGGAGccttttcttccttttattttttgttttacgcACAGCGGGATCGGTATTCGGTGCTGGACATTAAACGGGACATACTCTGAATTTCACGAGTCCACGGTAAGAAACAGGCTGCTGTCGGATTGCTGGTGTAGCGttgggtctgtgtgtgtgggcaggAGAGCTCACATAAAGGAAAATCTATTATGTtctcgtaaaaaaaaaaacaggattttaagtgtttttctaAACATATATGGATATTATAGCGGCCTCATCGAGTAATTTTGTATCGTTCAGCACTGATTATATATGTTATAGTATTTTACACCAGCTTGTATGGTTTGTATGTCTTTATAGCTAATATATATGACTGTAGATATAGGTTTTGTAGCCTATGTTTGGCATTTTGCCTCCTAtaggttgtgtttttgtattattcATAAGCAATTCCTATAGGAGTCTAAAGTGTTCATTACATTAGGCTACAGAAACCTTGGAATGCATTATCATCCTCCTGTAATTGCCCGTCCTGTATCCTTTAtttgtttctctgcttttcCTCTATTAACTACATCCCTGCATCCTGTATTTTACGCTATGATCATGTACTATTCAGCTTTGTCTTAAAATGTAGGCGAGTGTAAGATCACCTCAGTGCTTCTGCGTAACGCATCGTCCTATCACTGTACAACTGCAGTCCCAGTCATAATGTTCGTCCACTTGTAGGGAAAAAAACGACTGGATTAcattgatttgttttatttctatgttgTCTATAATCGGTTGTCGGTCTAAACTggcatttatttgttgttttccctgttttcctgcttttaGTCGAGCCGTGTCGACATGATGCACTGAGGAGCGACCAGCTCAGGCTCCCCCGGTTGTGTTCATCCTGAGGCTGCAGTGAACGGAGGGGGGATTGCGGTACAACAAGGTTAATAATCAGCATCAATAAAGGTCGTCTCTGTGAGCGGGAACCGGCTCGGAAAGGGTGAATCTCGCCCCTGTGCGGGGGGATCGGCGGAGAAAtataattctgtaaaaaattatGGCCACCCTACTGCGGAAGATCGGTCTGATCCGTCTGCACGACCGAGACACTGAGGACCCAAAGCACCACCAAGGCTCGTTAAAGGGGAGCAAAGGGAACCAGAAAAACAACGCCAACAAACACTGTCAGACCGCCAACGAAACCAACATCCTGAGCACCCCGGAGATTAAGGCGAGGAAGCTGGACCAGCACGGCAAGGACAAGCCGTCCGGCAAGGATAAGCAGGCAAAGGATGCAAAGGAGAAGCAGCAGACGGGAGGAGGCGGGAGTAAAGCGACCAGTGCCTCCTCAATACCACCGCTGGCGCCTCACCGGCAACACTGCACCCAGGTCCGGACGCGAAGGTTGATGAAGGAGCTACAGGAGATCAGGAGGTTAGGGGACAACTTCATCACGGTGGAGCTGGTGGAGGACAACCTGTATGACTGGAACGTCAAGCTGCACCAGGTGGACAAGGACTCGGCGCTGTGGCAGGACATGAAGGAGACCAGCACCGAGTTCATACTGCTCAACGTCACCTTTCCCGATAATTTCCCCTTCTCGCCGCCGTTCATGCGGGTCCTGACGCCCCGGTTGGAGAACGGCTACGTGCTGGACGGCGGGGCCATATGCATGGAGCTGTTGACCCCCCGCGGATGGTCCAGCGCCTACACGGTGGAGGCGGTCATGAGGCAGTTTGCTGCCAGCCTCGTAAAAGGACAGGTGAGGGGAGTGGAATGGGATGGTGGGTGAAGGTCTTTGCTTGGAATATCATAAACTATCCGGCATGTTAATCACTCCTaagcacatttatttcctgtcatGACACGCACTGGGTATGAGCAATGCCATTAGACATTCATGCGTCATGCGTAATTTATGCGTAAAACCACTTTTAGGCACTCATGTCCACCATGCCACTCTAtcttagtcatttttttttacccataAGGAGTTTAAACTAGTGTTTCTTGTAGTGCAAATGATAAAATATGGAAATGTCATTTGGATAGCTTCTctattttttgtataatttgtcAAACcaagtgtcattttggacacttttttttGAATATGAATGCTGTTTTACTTttacatgtagaaaaaaatcatcatgctACATAATTATTCCATAAAACTGATGCTTATTCCATACATGTAGGCTATTTATAGCATGTCGTGTCACCCAGTGTGCTATAAGTGTAGCACTATAATGTCAGAGATTGCTAGACTCCTCACTCCCCCTCCTATCTGCTGTGAGCAAACCCATGATTGTGAATATTATTAATCTTTATGTGACTTTACGGCGGCCATTTCATGCAGTGAAACCCTCTGTATCTTCGTCATGCCAGCTCTTCTCTGCAGTCTCGGCTTGCTCTCCTTTTATCACCTCCATAAATCAGCATCCTCTGACAACAAAGACCTGCTGCCATGCTATGGAAACGTCCCTTTGCATGCTCTAATGCAGCCTCGCAGTGTGTGTAGCGTCATCAGGTTGTTCTACAGGAGGAATAGAGCAATTATTCAACACATGAAGATGTGTATAAAGACAGATGCATAAATAGAGACAGCAGGTAGCCTACCTAGTACTCTTCAGTGACTTAGACTGTCTGGATTATGTAATCCTGTCaaatctgttttccacatcctCAGTgcactgcagcagctctgcaatTCCAGCGAAAATGGCTGCGTTTCTAAATGCACTTTAGACTATAATCGTTTAAACTCTGAGTAGATTTTCTGTCCTCCATCAGATAAGAATCATTGTTTGTAATCGGTTTTCAAATGCTCACTTTTGCATCCTCCTCTACTCCTTTGACCCGCAGACTCTGCTCCTTCCCCCTCGCTGACTCTGTCTTCTGACATCAGCAGTATGACGACACAGTGGTATGAGACCTTATGTAAACTGTCACTGGGTTCTCCTCCCTACCCTCGACctcagtgcttttattttatttttttttgtctttgatgaTATAACTGAACATTGTTCCCGAGTTATCTTTAGTCATTAAGCATCTGTCATCAAGAGAGGTCATGCAGAAACTGTACCCACATCAGAGTGTGAGAGAGGGGAAAATGTGCCCGTGTTCATCTTGATTTGCTGCTTGAAGAGATGAGCTAGCAGCTCTGCAGTGTTCCCTAATTATGGTGCAGTGTCTTCCTTCTCCGGTTTGCTAATGGAAACATTATTGATTAATTATTCCTGTGTgagtgcgtgtatgtgtgtgtgtgtgtgcatctctTTATCTCTTTGTTTGCCTCCTTCGTGAATACGTGTCTACACCAGCGCTTGCATGTGTCCTAATTTTCTGGGAGATGTATTTGTCTCTTGTACATCATGACAGACTGAGCGCGCAGACCTTTATATATAACTAAATACACAGGGTATATTTATTCGTCCTTGGCCACCGGTTCCCTGTGACAAAAGTGATGTGGCTTGTTTAGAAGCTTCCTCTCTATTTTTAGTGTGAGAGGATACATGCAGTGACACGGTGCTGAGCTGAAAGTCAACAGACCTACACGTGTCTTCACCTGCAGATGTGAGGAagcacagacatgcacacagtCCCACAAGCTGAGATGGAATGAGATTTGAAGAGATATGACAGATCTAAAAGGCAACCATCTGTCTGTTCCTCTGATATTTAACTTCCAGTTTTAAGACAGTCTCTGTCAAAGTGTAATCTGTTTACGTAGTGTGGCAGGAAATGAAGCCTTGAGCAGGTGGCGGAAAAACAGTTGTCTAATGCGGTAAAACTCAGCATCAGGTTCTTTATATTGTAGGTCTCTTGGTAATGAGATCCAGTTTGGTACTTGATCTGTACTGATGTAGTGTTATTTATACAATACACAGCAGTGGCAGGTAAAATTATAGTCTGCTTAATACAGGCTGTCACCTGCTCTGCTCTTGTCACATTGCACAAGTGTAAATAGATTTCTTTTCCAACATATCCTTATTTGAATTTGAGtaaatagaacaaaaaaagtacatctctaaatttcattacaaattaaaaaaatattggtgAATTTAGCTTTAACTGCTGTTAGGTGCTAAATACTATATAAACAAGTGGTGCAACTTTCAGAGTGACTTGGTTTAGAATGAGTATTTGCTCTGACTGATATTTCTGCAACAGAAAATTCAGGGAATATTCTAGTTTTTAGTATGTTCTGACATTCTATAGACTGATTAACACAACACAAGAAAATATAATTCGCAGATTAATGGATCATAATCAAAATTTGCAGTCAATGAGGATCAAATTTGACCAAACTAAACTAAAGGTGCTTCCCATTATTGTTTACTGTCAGTGTCTCTTCAGTAAAGCTGAGGGAATCACAACAGACAGACTAAACGGATTTTTAAATACTGTTTTAAGTCCAAACAACTGAGCCAGAAATGTCCCGACTTTAGTCTGTGGTATGGGTGATATCTCAAAGATACCAGATCCTAAATTCCTCATAATGCAGGCAGATTGTCTCCTCAATGCCAGTGTgtttcaaaaactaaaaaagaaaaaatctcaCAGTTCAAACCTGTTAGCCTCAACCTTGCAAGTTAAGATAACCCTGCTGACATCACCAATGGTTAGTTTTTAAGCTTTGGAAATCAAATGCAGAACTATTAAGGGCTGAGTCATACTAACTGTCATGAGGAAACTGAGCTTTATgtgtaaaatctgaaaaatttcCCTTTAAAACATCCTGTTTTCAGAGATggattttgttcctttttcatTCTGCCACCAGTGTGAAACATGCAGTCTGACAGTGTGCAGACAGGAGAACCTTGACCAATGAAATTAACTTAGCAAAACCAAACACTGGTGTTACCCTTTAATGACCCCGCCATCGCTCCCACAGGGCTCTCCTTGCTGATCTGATGTGGATGATGATGACATCGATCTCTGTTTGTTTATCCCGACCCTTTTAAACACATGTCTGGGTTATGCAatcctccccccctcccccagccCCCTGAGCTGCCTCCCAACATGCACTGGGGCCTTCCCTGCTCTGCCCATTGACTGATCTCCATTCACACGATTACCCAGCAGCCACTCTACAGGAGTGTGTCCCTCTCAACGAGCGAGCGCTTAGCTGAGATAGATAAACACTGACATGGCACTGCATAGGCCCGGGGCGCTCGCCCGGCTGAACGGCAACACATAttcgcaaacacacacacacacatttgtttgCACATTCTTTCTCTCACAAGCAGATATTTTTACTTTCTCTTTCCATCCATCAGATGCGATGCCATTCTTGTAGATGACTGCAAGCACAATGGTGCTAATTAATGCTCAATTTCCCAGTTTCACACTGCCGTCAAAAACTTTTGTGCAGGCTTTTGCACCAATACACAATTACTCGAGTGCTAGTGTCCCATTCACACACTCTCTTATTACAGGTTGGCAATGTCTGCctttctccctccatctctgGCACACAACAACTGTTGTCAGTGAAGGCAAACAGAGTCCATCTAATTTGCACACAATGTCGCCTGCATTAGGACCAAACTGGTGAGAAATTGCTTTCCATTGTGCGTAAAAACAACCACATGATGCCCAGTGAGATTGGTTTAATGACAACAAGATGTTCAG from Acanthochromis polyacanthus isolate Apoly-LR-REF ecotype Palm Island chromosome 11, KAUST_Apoly_ChrSc, whole genome shotgun sequence includes the following:
- the ube2ql1 gene encoding ubiquitin-conjugating enzyme E2Q-like protein 1, producing MATLLRKIGLIRLHDRDTEDPKHHQGSLKGSKGNQKNNANKHCQTANETNILSTPEIKARKLDQHGKDKPSGKDKQAKDAKEKQQTGGGGSKATSASSIPPLAPHRQHCTQVRTRRLMKELQEIRRLGDNFITVELVEDNLYDWNVKLHQVDKDSALWQDMKETSTEFILLNVTFPDNFPFSPPFMRVLTPRLENGYVLDGGAICMELLTPRGWSSAYTVEAVMRQFAASLVKGQGRICRKAGKSKKAFSRKEAEATFKSLVKTHEKYGWVSPPVSDG